The sequence below is a genomic window from bacterium.
TTACCATGGTCAACGTGGGCGATAATCGCTATATTTCGTATTTGCATAATGAGGGTTCATTTAAACATTATTTTGGTATTTTGGCAACTAAAGTAATATAACAACACAATAGAGAGGCTCCCATATGCCTTGCCTCCCGAGAGCACAAGGATTTCTTGCTAGAAATCCTCTCTGCTCGCTGCAGCTCGCAAGGCTCTCAGGAGGTAAGGTATATGGGCGCTAGTCATTTGTAGGTGGTATCAGGTTAGTTTCCTATATCCTCAATATTGGGGAATGGGCCTATATTCAAAGGTAAAACAGCGTATCTATTGACAAATATTATATATTATGCTATTGTATAAGCAGTTAAATAAGTTCTTTGAATGATATTGAGGTAATGTTTGAGTTTGGAAGAAAGATCGTAATTGACTTGCTGGCACAGCGCTAAGCGAATTATTGTCCTTCCACTACACTCACACAACAACACCAATATTATGAAAATCAGCGAATTTGCGAACAACGGATTTCAACCCTTCGAAGGGACAATGGCTGAACTGATTGCTCTTCGCGGTCTTGATAGCCGTTATGACATGATGTTCACCCTAACCACACGCCCGAGCGATACTTCCGGCTGGCGTTATCAGTTCAGGGCGTGGGTTGGGCCATTTGCAAACTTTTCGGCGAATCACGTCGATACAGGCAAGACTGAAAAGGTCTTCGAGATTCTCGGTAAATCTACCGATGAAATTCTCGAGGCCGTCAAACCCCTTATCGAACACAGAGCAGAATGGGCCCCCGTGGGTTCAAATTCTGTCAGGCTTTGGCTCTCCTGTGGTCGATAAATAGTGGTAAACCCACTCGGTGAAGTAACCACGAGTTCAATCCTCGTTAAACTTTCAACAGAGCGCACGACCTATATGGTACGGCGTTCTTTTTATTTACTTATGAGATTCATATATATTATATATAGCGCTTGTGGATAAGATTAAACAATTTACTTGACTAATCGACACCGCTTGATACTATATAAATATACACGCCCCAGCTAGCCGAAAGGTCCGCTGGGGTTTTACGTTGTTTGGTGATAGAATAACTGGATACATGAATATATTTTTACTGATTGATGGTGAGAATTTGAAAGGAAAAATTAAAGCTATTTTTAAGGAAAATGGTAAAGAAAAACCCGTCTGGCATGAGTATGATTTTAGGGGCCTGTTTGATAAAGTGCTTGGAGGTATGACTGTTGGCCGCAGTATCTTTTATTTCGCTCGTATTAAGGAGCATAAGGAAAGTATGCATAAATCTAAGGAATTGATTGAAGAGCAACGCCAACTTAAGACACATCTTGAAAAACAAGGATTTGAAGTTATTTTGAGTGGGCAGGTTAGAGGTCATATGGAGACTAGTAGAGATGGTAAGCAGGCACTGATATTTAAGGAGAAGGGTGTAGATGTAAAATTGGCTGTTGATATGGTAAGTCTTTCTTGTGACAAGAAAGTTGATGAAATAATCCTTGGTAGCTCAGACTCTGACCTGCAACCAGCCATAAAAGAGGTTCGTGATAGAAATATAGGTTGCATATACTTAGGGTTTGAAGCAAAACCAAACAAGGGTATTTCCTACAATTCGAATAGAACAATTCTTATAAGAGACTCTGAAGTCTTTGATTTTGAAAGAATTCAACAAAAACTTGTATAGCCTATTTTGTTAGAGATGATCCATCTCACGTTTATAAAAATTTGCTTTTATGGAATAAGGTTGTATAGTTTGGGCAGTTTTAGCACCTTGAGAGGTTGGTGTTTTGCTACAGCACAGAGAAACCTTTCCTATTTGCCGTTGCCTTCTATTTTGTTGGAGGTTGATGGAAGTGATATAAGGTTTTTGTGTGCTGTGGCAAAAGGGTGAAAGATTCCTAAATTTGTCTTGGGGAACAATCGGTAGAAAAATCGAAGATTGAAACTCACAGCTTATAATGAATAGACAACCAAACAATAATAATTGAAAGGACAACTATATGGCTACCAAAAAACAACCTCAGCATGTTGCTGCTGGTTTTGTGAAAGAGCAGGATGGTTTTGAAGGTCTCGGAACTAGTGATGCCCAATGGGCAATTCAAAACCCTGAAATGGCCGTAGCACTTGCTGTCGAGGCAATCAGGTCGCGTCACAATACCTGCCCACCAAGAATTCTTCTTAGACAAAAGGAAATGACTTTTGTTCCTCGTGGTGTTTTTACAATCCAAACTGGAGGAAGTTCAGCTATCGAATTGCATGCGCAGGCAATGGAGAGGAAGATGAATGATGGCAATAAAGAGGCTATTGATATGATCCAAAAGATAGGCATTGTGATGGAAAGGCCTCAATTCACTACCTTTGTCGTGCTTTCTTTATCTGACTTGTCCAATGCTGATAGGGACAAGAAAAGTAAACTCAAGTTTACGATTGAGAGAAGACATATTTTGAAAAAATCTTTTCTTGCGGATTGGAGTAAGGAACATCTTGATGGTCAGATTTTGGAATTATGTCACAAAGCAGACGGACCTCAAATATGTCTTCAGTATCAAGCAGGGCAGGCTCTGTCAGGCCAAACCCTTGATATTGTTATGGCTCAGGAGAATCCTATTTGCTTCACGGAGGAAGGTGCTATTAATCCATCTTACATTACGTTTCGACTTTTCTATTATCTATCAGGGGGAGTTCTTCTCTGTACGAATAAATATGGGGAAGAGTCTTTATTCAGTAGCGAAGCACTCGTCATGCTTCGCCTTCGGGAAATGACTCCTGAGGATTAGTTTGATCTTTGATGAAGTTCATCACCCCCCCCCCCGCACGCTCTAGCGCGTGCGGGGGATTTTTTGTAAATTTATATTTTGGAAATTTTCTCAAAAATTTGCTATAATATAAATCAAAATATGAACAAAATAATTAGTACTAACTTGAAAAGAATTTTAGATAGAACATGGCTGATTTTGAAATTAAAAAAAGTCTATGTTTCTCTATTAGTAATTATAATTGCATTTGTTGCTTATAAAGTTTTTTTTACAACAGCTACAACTGAAACTATTATTAAACTCGAGCCTAAGACCTTTGTTCAAGAGGTTTCTGTAACTGGAAAAGTTCAGGCCTCAAATAGTGTGGACATGGGTTTTGAAACATCAGGTAGAATTTCTAAGGTTAATTCTAAGGTGGGAAGTATTGTTAAAAAGGGCGACGTTCTAGTATCTCTTGCTAACGGTGATGCATATGGAACCTTACTTCAACGTCAGGCAGATTTAGAAACTCAGCAAGCTAATTTAAGTGAATTACTGAGGGGTTCTCGTTCGGAGGATATCTCAATTGCAGAATCGGATTTGCAATCCGCACAATCTTCATATGATCAAAATCTTCAGGCTATGGTTGATAAAATAAAAGAAGCCTATTCTGTTGCTGATGATACTGTCAGAACAAAAGTTGATCAGTTCTATAAGAATCCAAGAAGTGTGAATCCTGAGGTTATTTCCTTTAATGAAAATTATGGAGATAGTTATAATTTAAAACCTTCACTCAATGCCAAAAGATTAAAAGTTGGAGAAAGTTTAGTTAATTTAAATTCTAGTATTTCATCTTTGAGTGTTTTAACAATGGATGCAAAATATATTAAGGAGACTAGGGACAGTCTTGCGTTAGTTAGAGGACTTCTTGATGATTTGTCTATGGTTGCTTCTGCTATTGACGTTAATGTTGGAACAACTCAAACTGTTATCGATGCTTATAAAGCTTCAGTATCTTCTGCAAGAGCATCGCTTAATGCAATTGTTGCAAGTCTGACACTTGTTGAACAAAATTATAATACAAGCAAAGCAAATCTTGATAGAGCAAGGCAACAACTCGCACTTAAAAAAGCTGGGTCAACAAATGAGCAAATTGCAGCAGGACGTGCTCGTGTGAAATCAGCCTCCGCACAAGTTGAAAGTGCTCAGGCAATTTTATCTAAGACTTTGATCGTTGCTCCATTTGATGGAATTGTTACAAAAATGGATGCAAAGGAAGGGGAGAGTACTGTTCTAAATACAACTTATGTTTCTATGATAAGCGCTTCCAATTTTGAAGTTGAGAGTTATGTTTCAGAATCTGATATTGCAAAAGTTAAAGTTGGACAAACTGCGAGAATAACTCTTGATACTTATGGAAAGGATGTAATTTTCCCAGCTTCAGTTTATGAAGTTGATCCAGCTGAAACTGTTGTTGATGGAATAACTACTTACAAAATTAAACTAGCCTTTACTCAACCAGATGAGAGAGTTAAATCTGGAATGACTGCAAACATAACAATCGAAACATCAAATAAACCTGCGTCATTTGTAGTTCCACAGGGTGCACTATTTTTAGATGCTGGTGAAAAGATGATTACTGTTGATCAAGCTGGTGTTAGGGTAAATAAGAAAGTTGAAACTGGAGGATTGAATGCATCTGGCGAAATAGAAATTATTTCAGGCTTAATGGCAGGTGAAAGAGTTGTTGTTAAATAAAATGCTTCCAACAAAACAAAATTTAAATATTTGGCGAGTTGGTTTCTTCCTATCATATAGGCAAATTAAGCGTGCAAATATTTGGACTACTATTCTAATTGTTACTGTAATGGCTTTGACATTTTTGAACTTAGTAGTTGTCAACGGAGTTCTTGTTGGGCTTATTCAAGGTTCTGTTGAAGCGCATAGAACAAGAGGAACAGGAGATATTGCTATAACAAAACTTACTCAAAAAACTGAAATTGAAAATACAACGGATATTCTAAATGTGTTAAGTAGTTTGCCCCAGGTAAAGGATGTGGCGACAAGATATACAGGGTCAGGCTCTATTAATGCGGACTATAGAAGAAAGTTAAGACAAGATGAAACTCCAAATAGAGTGGCTGGAACAATTGCAGGAATTGATCCGTTGAATGAGGACAAAATAAATGGACTTTCAAGATATATTGTAGAAGGATCATATCTACAAGAAAATGATACCGATGGAATAATTCTTGGTGCGACCTTGCTCTACAAATACACGCCAGTTGAATCAGCTGGTTTTCAAACTTTAAAAAATATAAAGATTGGTGATAGGTTGAAAATTACTGTTGGTAAAAATTCTAAAGAAGTAATTTTGCGAGGAGTCATAAAGACAAAAGTTGATACAAATGACTTTAGAATCTTCATGATTGAAAGTGAAGCCAAAAAACTTATTGGAAGAAATGACGTTAACGCAGATGAAATATTTGTAAAATTAAAAGATGGTTCCACCTTAACTGACGCAGCAAAAGTTCAGCAAATATTATTTAATAATAATTTTGATTCAGGAGCTAAAATTCAAACATGGCTTGAGGCTCAACCAAAATTCTTAAGTGATCTTATTTCTACTTTTGCACTACTTGGAAACTTGATTGGCTCAATTGGAATTGCAGTTGCTTCAATAACAATTTTTATTGTTATCTTTGTGAACGCCATAACCAGAAGAAAATTTATTGGAATTCTGAAGGGTATTGGTATTGATCCAAAATCGATAGAAATATCTTACATAATCCAGTCTGTGTTTTATGCATTAACGGGGTCCGTTATTGGTTTTTTGATTCTATATGGCTTCTTAATACCATTTGTAGACGCTCACCCAATTAACTTTCCATTCAGTGATGGTATAATTTACGCACCACTTCCTGGTACACTTTTCCGTGCGTTAATTCTTCTTATAACAACTGTCATCGCAGGATATATTCCAGCAAGAATTATTGTAAAGAAGAACACACTGGACTCAATATTGGGAAGGTAGTAATTTGGGGTCAGGTACCATGGTGCCTGACCCCAACCAAACAAAATGACTAAATTAAAAGAAGAAGAAATAATAAATAAAGTTCAGCACAGCGCAAAGGAGAGTATTCTTATTGGCGATTCT
It includes:
- a CDS encoding NYN domain-containing protein — its product is MNIFLLIDGENLKGKIKAIFKENGKEKPVWHEYDFRGLFDKVLGGMTVGRSIFYFARIKEHKESMHKSKELIEEQRQLKTHLEKQGFEVILSGQVRGHMETSRDGKQALIFKEKGVDVKLAVDMVSLSCDKKVDEIILGSSDSDLQPAIKEVRDRNIGCIYLGFEAKPNKGISYNSNRTILIRDSEVFDFERIQQKLV
- a CDS encoding efflux RND transporter periplasmic adaptor subunit codes for the protein MNKIISTNLKRILDRTWLILKLKKVYVSLLVIIIAFVAYKVFFTTATTETIIKLEPKTFVQEVSVTGKVQASNSVDMGFETSGRISKVNSKVGSIVKKGDVLVSLANGDAYGTLLQRQADLETQQANLSELLRGSRSEDISIAESDLQSAQSSYDQNLQAMVDKIKEAYSVADDTVRTKVDQFYKNPRSVNPEVISFNENYGDSYNLKPSLNAKRLKVGESLVNLNSSISSLSVLTMDAKYIKETRDSLALVRGLLDDLSMVASAIDVNVGTTQTVIDAYKASVSSARASLNAIVASLTLVEQNYNTSKANLDRARQQLALKKAGSTNEQIAAGRARVKSASAQVESAQAILSKTLIVAPFDGIVTKMDAKEGESTVLNTTYVSMISASNFEVESYVSESDIAKVKVGQTARITLDTYGKDVIFPASVYEVDPAETVVDGITTYKIKLAFTQPDERVKSGMTANITIETSNKPASFVVPQGALFLDAGEKMITVDQAGVRVNKKVETGGLNASGEIEIISGLMAGERVVVK
- a CDS encoding FtsX-like permease family protein, which codes for MLPTKQNLNIWRVGFFLSYRQIKRANIWTTILIVTVMALTFLNLVVVNGVLVGLIQGSVEAHRTRGTGDIAITKLTQKTEIENTTDILNVLSSLPQVKDVATRYTGSGSINADYRRKLRQDETPNRVAGTIAGIDPLNEDKINGLSRYIVEGSYLQENDTDGIILGATLLYKYTPVESAGFQTLKNIKIGDRLKITVGKNSKEVILRGVIKTKVDTNDFRIFMIESEAKKLIGRNDVNADEIFVKLKDGSTLTDAAKVQQILFNNNFDSGAKIQTWLEAQPKFLSDLISTFALLGNLIGSIGIAVASITIFIVIFVNAITRRKFIGILKGIGIDPKSIEISYIIQSVFYALTGSVIGFLILYGFLIPFVDAHPINFPFSDGIIYAPLPGTLFRALILLITTVIAGYIPARIIVKKNTLDSILGR